The following DNA comes from Nitrospinota bacterium.
GGATGCGGCTTCCTGGGGCGATGAGGAAACGGACGCCGCCTCGGAAACAGATTCTGGAAACGGCTTGCAGTTTGCCTTTTTGGGCAAAGGAGGGGAGCTGTTCAGTCTATTGGCTTCCAACGGGTTGAAAACGGTGTTCACTCTTGGCATCTATCATTTCTGGGCCAAGACCAAAAAGCGCCATTACATGTGGGCGAACACCACTTTTGCCGGAGACCATTTTTCCTATCACGGAACGGGCAAGGAGTTGTTCCGAGGATTTCTAAAAATTCTCCCAATAATCATAGGGTTCATTGCTCTGATCACGGGGATTCAAATTTATGGCGGCGCCTGGGGGGAAGCTGTCGCTTCGCTGTCTCAGATTCTTGTCATTGCACTCATTCCTCCGTTGATGGTGAGGGCCTGGCGCTATCGGTTGTCACGCACGGCCTGGCGCGGCATTCGTTTTTCGTTTCGCGGCAAGGGCAAGGAAGCCTTAATGATTTACCTGAAAGGAAGTATCTTAACAGCCATCACTCTGGGATTGTACTGGCCCTATTTCAAAATGCAGGCGGAAAATTTCTGGCGTGAAAATTCCTATTTTGGCAATTTGCCGGGCAAGTTCACCGGCAGGGGGAAAGAAATTTTTGGAAAATACGTGCTGGCCATTTTTCTTACGGTAATAACTGCTGGAGTATACTGGATCTGGTTCCATGCTTATTTGAAACGGTATTATTGGGCCAACACCCAATTTGGCGATGCCACTTTCCGATTCACCGCCACTGGTGGTGAATGGTTTATTTTGAATCTGGGCAACTTTTTGCTGCTTGTTTGTACGCTGGGGCTGGGCTATTCATGGATAGCGGTTAGAAACCAGAAGTTTTTTACCGAGCACCTCACTCTGAAGGGGGATATCGATCTGGATTCCGTGATTCAGGAAATGCAACAAAGCGACGCCCTGGGTGAAGAGGCGCTGGATGCGTTCGATGTCCCTGTCGATATCGGGTAATTCGAGCAATCCCTGTTCATGAGCGCCCGGAAACTGCGATTTGCAGGTGTCTATTTTGATGGCCGCAGTCCACGAAAACAGCAAGTGGCT
Coding sequences within:
- a CDS encoding YjgN family protein, with protein sequence MSHQITLNSWFGTDPHLAADKMAKVFRISLEQGETILEQLQDGRAWRFSRKIADHQAGPAAAYLQGLGFQVDLKSLSNRDDARMDAASWGDEETDAASETDSGNGLQFAFLGKGGELFSLLASNGLKTVFTLGIYHFWAKTKKRHYMWANTTFAGDHFSYHGTGKELFRGFLKILPIIIGFIALITGIQIYGGAWGEAVASLSQILVIALIPPLMVRAWRYRLSRTAWRGIRFSFRGKGKEALMIYLKGSILTAITLGLYWPYFKMQAENFWRENSYFGNLPGKFTGRGKEIFGKYVLAIFLTVITAGVYWIWFHAYLKRYYWANTQFGDATFRFTATGGEWFILNLGNFLLLVCTLGLGYSWIAVRNQKFFTEHLTLKGDIDLDSVIQEMQQSDALGEEALDAFDVPVDIG